DNA sequence from the Vicia villosa cultivar HV-30 ecotype Madison, WI linkage group LG3, Vvil1.0, whole genome shotgun sequence genome:
TAAACattccaaataaaaaaaatttatagcaAAATTAATAATTTCGATTTCTGAGACATTAAATACACatactttcaaaaaaaattattattttaaagccTTAAAGAGTACCCTGAAAACACTAATTAGCATttccctaataataataatattattattattattattattattattattattattattgttataattattataattatgagAAAAAAGGTAATACACTGACCGTGTGaaatattttacactatcaaccaatcactagcatgtatccaattaaaatacaattttttttttaaaatactaaaatgacATGGCAGATATTAGAATTTTGATTGATTGTATGTGTAATATTgatttacactgacagtgtactACCATTACactctataataataataataataataataataataataataataataattattattattattattattattattattattattattattattattattattattattattattattattattatttgttattattatttaaattcttGTCATTTAAACTTTGTCATTTTTCCTTTAACTTTTTAAATCCAATCTCCACTTCATATTCAGGTTAATTATTTTCAAGTCAATTTGAGCATGAGGTTGAAAAAGGCAAAAAGATTGAAAATTATCAATAAGTTCTCTTCCAAAAAAAACACTTAATGataattcatatatttttcttCATCTACATAATGAAGGTCACAGTCTCACAGAATTAATGTACAAAAGTGAAAACTGAGACATAAACAAATGCTTCAAAATGTTTCTTTTTTGCAAAGTTATGTTATGCCCCTTTACTCCTATTTCATCTATTGAGTAAGAGGAACACATTCAAGTTCAATTTCAAGCACACCTCTCTCAACATTTTGTAGCCTCAATGAGATTTCTTGTCTCACTTTTCCTTCTTCAAGTGAGATTATTCCATCTTTCACAAGTGTGTTTTCACCACTTGCTACCCATTTTCCAAGCTGCATTGACTCATTGATTGATGATTTTTCATATGCTTTTGCTGCTGATACTAGTGGTTGAATGTCTATTTCAGCCTCACCCATAAAATCATCATTTTTGAATGCATCTTTGTCATATACAATCTGCATGCATGTATGTATCACATCAAATCTTTGAGGCGAAATCAATTCTACTTGAGAAAATGGTGAACAATTGAACTTACCACTCTAAGAGGAGGAATGCTCTCGGGAATTGACAACATTAGGCTTTCATTCCAAACTGGATTTAAATTGTTCTTTATGACACGCGTTTTCACCGACTGCAAGACAAGATATTCAAATGTTACATATCTAATGTTAATTTTCCTTGACATGCGTGATGAAAAATAGTCGTGGAATTTGGTTGCCTTTAATAAGCAACTACACACATTCACGCAGTTAACACATCAGTGATGGTTTGATCAAAATCTGCATTGAAATCTAGATGTGCTGATCTCGATCCAACAACCACCGATGTGCTGACTACGTGAATGCTTGAGAATGTTGACAGCACGCGCAATCCAAATTAGTAGTTGTGACATGAAGAGGAGACTCACTTGGTTACCGAGGGAAAGGATGACATAAGGGTCACTAGTCACTAAATCTCTGATAGCTAGGTTCGTGCCTTTAACCACGTTAACTTTTATCAATCCAACAAATTCAACCATACCTGCCTATAACAGTAAATAGGAAGAAATAAGATTCAATACTTATCATGTTTACTCATTTTTCTATCAAGAATAGCGTTCATCGAGGTATTCTTCGCATTGACCGGTTCAAAGGAAGTTATTCAATTTATTTGGAAGATGAATGATAGATATAGCAGTGATGAAATGAAACATTACCAACGAGGTACTCTTCTTTGCAGCCTTGAGCTCGGAATCTTTTCTTCCCCAGCTGTTTCGAAACGATAGCCCGATACGGTTTCTTGTTGTTTGTTTATCATAACGTTTTTTTTCTGGCGGAGGAATGTGGTTTGAGGAACTGCTCTGACCAGATGAAGAAGATCTTCCATGGGATGGTATAAAGGGACACGACAAATTCTCCTCAGAATCCAAAAATTGTAGGAACTCGTATTTTCTcctgaaaacaaaattaaaagaaattgttAAACGCGATGGTATCCTTCATCTAGATAAACATGAATCTGTtgtgtgtatgtgtgtttgtgcGTTCATGCATGTTTTTTATCGAGTTACCTAATAAAATCAGAGCGCTCGTCGATAGAAGAATttggttttggtttttttatgTAAGTTGGCAAGCAAGCTTCGTACTTCTTATTGATTACTGTATTTCCTCCCAAGTTGACCAATGAATCAACTTGTTCATCTGTCCAGTCATCTAGATTCAGTGACAGAACCTATAATAATGTCAAATCAtgttaaaattttcatttgagaATTTGCAAGTAAGTTTTACATAATTAATGTTTGGAATATACCTTAGATATATGGACTCCAAGGCTTCTATGTATACCGGAACACTTGATGCAAATAAATACTCCAAGACTTGAAGacctgatgatattcaaacaatTCGGTAAATAAAATCATAAGCAAATAATATGAACTAATGCGCTTGACAAGTAGGATAGATAACCATGCTAAGAGTCtgtttggattgacttatttGGACTTATCTATTGGCATAAGCACTTGTGAGACTGAATAGAAGAGCTTCTGGAAACAACTTATGACGtgttcataagttgttttcagCTTATTTCCTTAATCACTTGCATacaaacatttttattttattttatcttttgttatagaaatatcTTATACACAAGCACATATATGATAAGCGCAGAACTTGGTGGTACTTACACCCATTTTGGATCCGACGATCCACAATCAGCGCAATACTTGTTCCCAGCTTGACGCATCAGATTGTCTAATCTTTCTTGTGGACCTAGTGAATGGGAATGTCCACAAATAGTATAAGTTAAAAAGATGAAATTTCGGAAGCTATACAATGTTTttgaatataaattaattttcttaaaaaaCAAATGATTGAAAAAGGTAAAATACCAGATATCATCCATCGCTCTCTTTGACTTTGAGAATTCAAACTTGGTGTTTCTGTGCAGAAGAGATCATATAGGCAAGATCCTGACCCTACAGTTGAGACATTTAACTTTAATAGTTAGACCCTTCCATAATATCACTTTACATTGTGATTTGTGAAATTGTGAGAAAGCGTCCTTTGAAGTTTGAAGTTGCTTTTATATCTTCTCAACCATGGATCAGTTTGTCATAAACATGTTTTAACCCAAATAAAAGAAGAGGAGGGAAAATGAAAGAGTTAATCAAACTGTTTTATCTTATAAAGAAAGTATGACAAAGATATGGAGACCAAACACAACAAAGATACGTATACCACACACAACACAGATACGGGTACCAGACACAACATAGATACGGACACCAGACATGACACTGATTGTGAGACATAGACACTTATGATAATTTTAAA
Encoded proteins:
- the LOC131657136 gene encoding probable ADP-ribosylation factor GTPase-activating protein AGD11, with amino-acid sequence MEMEIHQENSEINGIPGSGSCLYDLFCTETPSLNSQSQRERWMISGPQERLDNLMRQAGNKYCADCGSSDPKWVSSSLGVFICIKCSGIHRSLGVHISKVLSLNLDDWTDEQVDSLVNLGGNTVINKKYEACLPTYIKKPKPNSSIDERSDFIRRKYEFLQFLDSEENLSCPFIPSHGRSSSSGQSSSSNHIPPPEKKRYDKQTTRNRIGLSFRNSWGRKDSELKAAKKSTSLAGMVEFVGLIKVNVVKGTNLAIRDLVTSDPYVILSLGNQSVKTRVIKNNLNPVWNESLMLSIPESIPPLRVIVYDKDAFKNDDFMGEAEIDIQPLVSAAKAYEKSSINESMQLGKWVASGENTLVKDGIISLEEGKVRQEISLRLQNVERGVLEIELECVPLTQ